The sequence below is a genomic window from Pseudorasbora parva isolate DD20220531a chromosome 4, ASM2467924v1, whole genome shotgun sequence.
TGCCATCTCTGCAGGTTTCTGTGTTGGTTATGTGTCACACACGTGAGCTGGCCTTCCAGATCAGTAAAGAGTATGAGCGCTTCTCCAAGTACATGTCCAATGTTAAATGCGCTGTCTTCTTCGGTGGCTTGTCCATAAAGAAGGATGAGGATGTGTTGAAGAAGAGCTGCCCTCACATTGTGGTGGGAACACCAGGAAGGATCCTTGCTCTCATTCGCAACAAGACCTTGAACCTCAAAAATGTcaaacattttgttttggatGAATGTGACAAGATGCTAGAGCAGCTGGGTGCGTTTcatttttatccatttttttgGTTTGCTATATCGAGGTGGATGTTTTCCCGTTCACCAGAGGTCTAACTGTGCGTGATTTGTGTATTAGATATGAGACGGGATGTCCAGGATATCTTCAGACTGACGCCTCACGAGAAGCAGTGCATGATGTTCAGTGCCACATTAAGCAAAGAGATCAGACCGGTCTGTCGCAAATTCATGCAAGACGTGAGTcatcctttttttaaaaatcctttATAGTTACATTTTAATTAGCGGTGTGCAGTTTTGTCTATGAATGTACCTACAGTCCTCAAACTCTTAGCAATGATCCAAGGTGTTCTGAAATGTAAAGGTTCTTCTCTTCTTCCAGCCAATGGAGGTGTTTGTTGATGATGAGACGAAGCTTACGCTACATGGTCTTCAGCAATACTATGTCAAACTGAAAGACAGCGAAAAGAACCGCAAACTGTTTGACCTTCTTGACGTTCTTGAGTTCAACCAGGTGACTGTCATTTCATCATGTTTTTAGTCATTGGCTTTGAAAGTGGGCCGTTCTCAACTCAAATGGTTTGTTTATAGGTTGTGATATTTGTCAAGTCAGTTCCACGCTGTGTGGCGCTGTCTCAGCTGCTGGTGGAACAGAATTTTCCTGCCATTGCGATCCACAGGGGAATGGCTCAGGAAGAAAGGTGAGACACTTGTTGATCCCAGATATTGCAATGGTTGGGTAAAGGCATCGacatactccacaagaacagagaaaaaagttctcgctcccagggctgcgagaaaaaaattacgtcattttgttctcgcagccctggtttgggagttctcacagcttgttctcgacacaccgcctgagcagaacttttttcttgcaggtgtccgagaactattgtgtgattggtcagacatttaaagtggtcGTGGTTAacgcggagaaacgcagatgatcggcacctgcttttcttgtgaagtatggaatgtactggccagaacgaactttgttcttgccacctcaagaaaactaatttctttgttcttgcagagtatgttccaagcttaagaAATGTCTTTTGCATCTCAAATTTTGCATTACAAAATGTAATGTCTCATACTTTCTCCTGCAGATTGTCCCGGTATCAACAGTTTAAAGATTTTCAACGGCGGATCCTGGTGGCTACTAATCTGTTTGGTCGTGGGATGGATATTGAGCGTGTTAATATCGTTTTCAACTATGACATGCCTGAGGACTCAGACACATACCTTCACAGGGTATTTATGCGTCATGCACTATGGCATTCTTCTTTTTAACAAAACCAGAAGTGCAACTATAATGTCCAACGGCAAGATAGAAAAAAACTAGGACTGGATTTGCAAAAGTGGACAACTCAAGATTATTAAACTAATCCTTCTCCTTACTTCTAGGTTGCTCGTGCTGGTAGGTTTGGCACAAAAGGATTGGCTGTCACCTTTGTATCAGATGAGACCGATGCGAAGATCCTGAATGATGTGCAGGACCGTTTTGAAGTCAATGTAGCTGAGTTGCCTGAGGAAATTGACATCTCTACCTACAGTAAGAAATCGGCACACATTTTCTAATTGTTCATCTTTTCACGTTTTAGATGGGGATGGCCTGCTTATACTTTATGTATGATACAGCAACCTTGAGTATCTGCTAGTCCAAATATAATagtctttatttatttcattaaatagatttttttataaatcaattGAGATTTATACCTTGTCTTGCAAACtacatatttattaattatagagaaaacaaaaaaataggctaacatgttttatatatacacatcaaTATAACAGTAATTCtagacattttatattttaaatctaaaaaagacaaaaaataggTGAGTGTAGACCTTTAAGTGCTACATCTGGcaatcttaatttttttaaatttactaTGCATTAAGAGTCGACGTTTGTAACGTTAAACGATATATTCATGATTGGACTACATGCATGTATACTACTTTTTTGGAATGCCACATTTTTTGGGTCAATTTaccctatttactttgttacCACATATTACAGGTCTACATATCACATatagggtgaacaattaatctgtGTTTATACGCTCTGATGCCACAGAGGGCAATTGATGCTTTAAAGCAACATGGACTCAGTGCCAAGCCTAGCTGTTTGTCAAGTTTTATAGCGGAGCATAAAGATATTGATAAAGAGAGAAAAGATATTGTGTGTAGGGCTGGTTCgaataccttttttatttttttgagcttTGAATATTTGTTGTTGATTACTATCGATACTTCGCAGCGAGGGGTTTGAGCATATTATTCTCTCTAATAAGGATAGAAATCTTGAAGAGGCGCACCTCATGTAGACAGGGCTTATATGCTCAGAGATCAGATACTGCAATAGTGTTGGGACACACATGTGTGTTATGTCTCAGTAACAAAATCCTATATTTCACAGTAGATTAATTTagattgataataataatcactTGCCCACCAAGTCTTTGATATCACTctctttgattattttatagtagtaaaaataatttagttcagtttgAGAACCGATTAACTGcaatttaaaaactgaatgtgcaGCATGAGCTGAACGAGTCTCTCAGCACAGACCAACAGGAGGAGGCAGATCTCATTCATCACGAGAGTTAGGAGCTGAATGACAAGAGGATTATTTGGTGTCAAAGCAAAGTGTAAAAGTGCCTACTTAagggagtttgtcattgtatgttttttttgtttttccattAAGAATAAAAGGCTAATGAACCCACTATTCAAGCAACCCGCCCCCAATTTAATGCTAATTCTGAAGCAAAAGTAAAGTGCGCACAGACGCAGTCATTCATTCACGGCCCCACAGTGGACTCTAATGAACTCTAATTTGAGAATCTAAAAATTCTCCCAGTCACATACATTTTGATTctatcattttatttataaaaaaaacttaGGCTAAGAAGcagcaaatatatttaaatataactaGGTTGGCTTCCTCAACTGTCCATTCTATAAAATATGGCTTGGCTAAAAGATAATTGTAAAAAACATTGTATTTTGCCTGGGTTTTATAATGTAAACGTATTCAAGCACGAATGAGAACCATTTCGAGGAGGATGCCAGGTCTGCGAGGaaaagacccccccccccccacccgaATATTTGAATCTGTTTAAAATACAATACCAACCCACCGAATGTATATCGGAATATtaccttgtttttattttaacaatatGACTAGGTTATCTTGTGAACTATTATTTAAACCACAATcaattatgcaaatgtatgtaaTTTGACATCCACACTCCTAAtacttctctttctctctgtctctatCTATAGTTGAGCAGTCCAGATGAGCTAGATGTATGCTGAAGTGAAGGTGGTGGTTGTCCAGCTCTCCGTATCTGTCTCAGTGTAATTTCTGTGACTACGGAAGAGAGAACTGCCCTGTTTTATTTTCATACGATCATGCCCTAGAAGCCTCTTTTCCATTTGTgtactttattttattgttcCAGGGGATTGGTGGGGAGTCCTTTTTTTACTTCTGTTAATTGTGGTTGTTAAATGATTTGagaattaaaaactttttataCTACATGATTTTTCTGTGTGGTATTTGAAATGTttcaattaattaaattttcatTGTTAATGCTTTCTTCCATTCCAGTTTAATGTACAGACAGCTGTAAGTATCTTTTTCTGTTGTGCTTTTAAAAACATTGGTCTGTTTGTTGACGTGATCTAATGTCAACTGGCTCCTCAACCTCTTAATTTATGTTGGGTTTGAACTACGAATAAAGGGAATAAGGTGTTTAGTTAGTAATAGTGAACTTGACAATAACAAATTAGGAAAATGGCTATTATCATGGAAACAATGGCTCTTTATTGCACTTCTTTGTCTGAATTGATTGTAATTTGTAATACTTCACAGGAAGATTTTCTCACTCACTCTGCATGTTTTTGATGATCCAGTGGATAcgtaaacttatttttatttaaaatataaagtggACACGTTTAACTAGAGCAGCCTCCCACTGTTTAGCTGCGTGAAATTTGTGATGCTTTTCAACATGCCATGCAAcatcattatttatttgaattatagATGACTTGCTGTGAATGTAAGAACGCCTTGCATCATGtccatttcttttttcttcctttttttgggTTTGGAAACTTGCTGCTTGTAAGTAAAAACAGACCATGCCTAGGTATTTCCTTACAAACGACCtgccactgtaaaaaaaaaaagatgcataTTAATGCATATGCATTTATAAATGATTGACTGGCATCAACCTTAAAGATGCAGTCTAACATTTTTTGGTTAAAATGtatagaaaataaaattgaGCAAAACCAACCGGTGTTCAAAACAGCGTTCCGTAGCTCGACTTACAACGGTTAGCTTGTAATAATGatgtttttaattccagtggtactggtggatttccaTGGGAAATTCAAGCATATCTTTGCGTCATTACTTCACATAAAAGTGTCCCCCCCCCCGTTCTAGCATGCGATAGCCTACCAGGACAGTATCCTTGTAGGCTATCGCATGGACGGGGATTCACCCGTAGTAAGATGCAAAAGACTTCGGAGTGGCTACAGAAAAAAAGAGATCTGTGCCCATGCGAAAACAAGGATAAAAAGGGCTTTTGAAAGGTGGCCTGAACTTCGTGTTTTGATGGGGTTTtcagcttttttatttttctctaaaGGTAATACATTTCAATGGTTCAATTAGGCTATGTAACCGTAGCACACTTCAGTTTTCTTTGTTATGCATTATGTAAATATTTTGTGCGAGCTATATGAGTGCAACTCGACTGCACAGAAATGGAATATAGTCCTAATATAGCCTTGTCACGCACTgctgttaacattaacaattttaaaacaaaacattttcatgGTTTGACGTAATAATCACCAATCGTCATCTGACGATAATAGAACTTAGGCTACCTGAGGTAAGTTAAACATTTATAGTATAGAGGGACAACTTTAATTTTTAGTTAATTTAGCGGGTTTCATGGGCGTAGgtttgggggtggggggtgctAGGAATCGTACGGACTCCGGAGTCGTCCTCGTCCCTTATTTACaagcaaaatgacgcgtcccgtatTAAACCAATACGGGACGCGATGCACAAGATTGCGgctttgctgccatagcgacggagtctAGAGCATGTGCTGGAAACCTGcgcgtttttaaaaaaacatgtcgagctcgcgTCCACCGTTTGAACGCAAGATcatttccagatatagggctgaatagaaaCAAAGGGGTCAGTGAGTTTGTCCAGTAACTCACGATGAACCTAAGGCGAACTGCACactttgcagagaagcatttcagtgtctcagactgtctgactTAAAGCATGCAATGACAGACACATCCATGAACTaaaggtaggcctattgtttttttttttaaatggataatatattcatatattgttccatacattatcagagcttggcagacttatttttctagacatagaccggttaattaatagattatagcctaattaatgttattaacttatcatttagcagtttgacatttaaaaaaatatttagattaaaatgggataaataattacataataatatagtcataatagtaaatgAGTAAAGAAAATTAgacatttttgaatttcagattTGTCAGTAAAGTAGTTACTGGGTCAGAAcgactgcttaaagagacagtgcacccaaaaatttaaaatctgtcataaagtcctcaccctcaagttgttccaaacctgcatgcaTTTCTTTACGTTGAATACATAGGAAGACacattcctaccatggaagtaAATGGTGCCCTAAAGCAGCCTGGTtacaaactttcttcaaaatatcttcttttgtgttcagcagaagaaaaaaactcatacaggtttggaacatcatgagggagagtaaatgatgacagaatttacatttttgggtgaactatccactTAAAGTACACCAATATAGGCTACTTCAgagttctttagaaataaataaaataatcaaatgtaaaataatataaaatgtgctccgttgcaagtttacatacttgattgtttattgttgagctgttgtcattgtttaattgtcactcttatcactctTATATTGCCAAGTTCAtgaattattttcaaaaacggattcaaaactgatttggaaaaaaaacatactaaataacttattttcaatataaaaagtgattgtggactgaatattttttgacattttatcacagtcttgggcatgtcaaagattagtaacaacacTGGCTTTTAAGCATTGTTAGTTTCTGTGCAGcatcagatatatatatatatatatatatatatatatatatatatatatatatatatatatatatatatatatatatatatatatatatatatatatatatatatatatatatatatatatagcacagTCCTATCTAAAGGGTTAATGGTGCCACCAGGTAATCaactgtaaaaattacacattttacctcttcCCAAAAGGGAAAACCACCAACAACCAAGAAAGGCTTTCCAATCAAAAAATGAggctataatggaagtcaatggggcaaaaacagccacaaactgTAAATGAGGGAGGAAAAAATTGATCCTGTACAAAAGTTAACAAAGTCAAAGCTAAAGTTGTTACTAATCGTTGACATGCCCAATACTGTGATAAGAGGTAAAAAAATCCAGTCtacaatcactttttatattgaaaataagtcattttgtgtgtgtgcgtttaaaaaaaaaattttttttattagttttgaaaatcatttatgaacttgaaaattaaagagtattttgttttattattattttggtactGGATAATTTGAACTGAAGAGCGTCATAAATGAATAGACATATTAATAAACTATGGTGCATTTCCATACTCAGTAACATAAATAATAGACTATATAATCTGGGCAAACCTGGTGGGATGTCCCCACCAAAGCTGAGACCAAACCTACGCCCTTGGCGGGTTTAGTTGCACAACCTGCTTTCATGTTTTTGTGCTGACTTATCCCCAACTTCACTGGATGGAATCTCATTGGAAGTAATACTCCTTGTGAATATTAatcatacactgatcaggcataacatgacAGGTTAGGTAAATAAaatcttcatcacggcacctgttagtgggtgggatatagcagcaagtgaacatttttggctgaattttggtgagaactaaatatatatttaactacATTAGTCATTTCTCTAACCAATCAAAAATGTTGGTTAAAAACATAAATTTACACAGAAACTGCTGATGCAACTTttggacgccatctttttttGTCACAGAATGGAACACATAGGATTGTGGGTATCCTTCAAAACTCGAttagatgaaggtatctcagtcAGGAGACAGTAAGTGAAGCTAAAATTAGATTTGGACGTACTTTGATGCCTTCCTTGAAATGAAAAAtgaagcataaggatttgagcgagtttgacaggGCCAAATTGTGAGAGACATCTGGGTCAGAGTATCTCCAAAACCACAACCCTTGTGAGGTATTCCCGGTCAGATACCGGTGGTCAGTAAGTATTTAAAGTGGTCCTCGCTAGGAACAGTGGTGAAACGGTCATGGACGGCGAAGTCTCACTGCTGCACTTGgcagcgaaggctggcccgtatGGTCCGAGCTACtgtaaattgctcaagaagttaatgctggttaaAGAAAGATGTCAAATTACACATTGCAACACATTTtattgcatatggggctgcataggcCACCTttccaacacaatattaggaagatggtcattatgttatgcctgattggtgtatataaaTATTGTTGTAGCTTACTTGCTACAGTCAGAAATAcactttaacattatttaaactaatttatgtaaaatatcaatGTGCTACCAAATGTTTGCTCATTGAAGATAGGCTACTGTATGATGCCACTGGATGATAAGATGTAAGAATTGAAGCAACTGTCAGACGCTCTTTATTTGTAATCATAGATTTGTAATCATCAAGTTTGCAAATATTTTTCATTATGTTTGTATAAACTTGTTTGCAATCATAATTACAGAAGCTTGGACCAATTATGAAGAATAAATGAACAGACAGTATTAGTAAATGACTCTTAGTAAAAactaattgtttaaaaaatttAGCAAATAAAATGCTCATATTTTTCATAATGTTTATATGTTTATTAAACTCaattcataaaataatttattttataatttaaaatattttatttataaaacaaacaaaacagccatgaatgtttaaaaatgtaaattatttgtataattgtCTTAACAGTATAGTAGATACatttacatgaaataaaaatagataAACTATTGGTATTACAGTAGCTTAGTGTTTGTTACACTGTAAATTATTAACATGAACAATACaaatttaaattaacatttactaGACTTAATTATCAGCAAACACAAATAATTTGAAAAGAATAAATATAACTAAATCATTTTACATgaacacattacatttttaacacattaaatgtattgtttaatttagtcattcaattatattattactctatatagattatattttaaattactttatACAGAATTTTAACGATTTGTACATAAAAAAGTTATGTGTTATTACAACATTACAATAAAGTATAAGATCAAAGAAAGATGTTACAGTTCCATCAAAAAGATTTGGATGAGGATGAAAAGAAGGAAAGTGACCACTTCAGTGAGTCTGCTACTTGGTATTTCACTGCCAGATGATATAGTTGTATCAAACTGACTGCTTGCATTTGTTGTTGCTCCTGTTGTGATGCTCGGAGTAGGGGTTGATGTGGTGACATTTCGTGGATCTGTTTCAAGAAGGTTTTgagcaaataattaaaaagacaGTTCATGTTTGTATAATGATTATTCTAattgcattttcatttttaaacaaaagatAGTTATTCATAAGTGCGTTCAGAGAGAAAATATTACACTTTCTTATAATTATCCTAAGAGCTTTCTGTAAGATTAAAGATAAAACAAAAACGGACTTAGAAGACTCACCAACATAGATACTGGAAGGGATGACGTTCAAGAAGATGACATATTCATCAAGCCCTTGTTTCAGGGTATCCACTATATCTGTTATGTTGGGAACCACACTCTGGTTTTGAAAAATTAGCTGAGATGTTACCCCCACTGATCCGGGCCTAATGACAAAAAGTAGTTTTCTTAAATATGTGTTAAAAAAGGAGAATGAATGTGTCTAGAGAAGTAAAATCAATTGCTGTTATTATTAAGGCaactgtttttgtttatttttttaaaaatgaactaGTAACCAATATTTTGTATGATGTTCATACCCTACATCTGTTACAATTTGTGGTAGTACACTGCAACAGAAAGACTTACTTTTCAGATATCAAAAATGCATTCATGCTGATGTAGTTTCAAATCCCAAACTCAAACATCACAGCTAGTAAAAAGTAAGCTACTTTCAATAAAAGGTATACTTTTAGCTGTGTCAAAAACAAATCAACAACTTTGTAGAGCAAACATAAGTGTTTTGCTTATAATAAAGCCATCTGCAAGGTATGTGCACCAGGGGATATTTTTGACACTATGCACCAGTGCCACTCTGGACACATCAAACATTATGAAATAGTACTTTTGTCTTTCTGAACAAGAGTATGATGATGCTCTGTGGTGCTGAAATGCGCATTGGAGCATATGCAAGTGCGTGCATCGCGATGCCCCGTTCGCTTTGATGTGTATATGACGCATTTAAACTTTGAAGGTCAAGGCGAATTCTGTAACCAGTGCTGAATTTCTTTAATCATATAACACGTCAGCCATGGTCCCACATGGGttaaagtcattttaaaggtgctgtatgtaagtgacagctacactgtaaaaaaaaaaaaatcaggtctccaattgaacattttctagggacagatcacatctaaatttttcagttggccgaattgaatttctgtgaattaaattgaatcgtcacagaatttcaattcggccaactgaaaaatttagatgtgatcagtagaaaattttcaattggagccattttttttccagtgtaGTGGTTGAAATGAGTACTGCAgaccaaattcaaaatattgtttgCCCCGCTCCCACTTTAACTGGATGCTCACATGGGTGGCCAGTTTgaggacacgcaacagaaacgagcACAATTGACAAAGGAAGGCAAGGTTTCACTGTAAGGTCATGTGAGTCCGTGTGAAGTCCGTGTTTTAATGTGCTTCCAAGATTTTTAGATGGATGCCGAGGCTTTTTAGGTCAGGTAGTTTTTTTGCTGGCTTCCAGGGCAGCGATACACTGTGATGTCTGGCAACTGGCAGCCTGTGGTGTTGAAATACTATTGGCTAAACTGGCAACTTGTGTTATTGCACAGACCAATACAAAAACAGACATACCGGCACGGAACgcacatttcaaagtaaaataactGGCTGTAGCATTGTTTCTCAGAGAGACGAGTATGTGAAATCAGCATGTTTTCTAAATATCTGCCAACAtatggtatttttatgctttagtatggtcaaaaacttacatacagcacctttaagacAATTAATTTCACTTGGTGGCCATCTTTGAAACCGTCTCAGGCATGCAAGTGCAGCTCCTAACTCTTTGAATGaggaaacatcaaattctcAAACTGttcaaatttcacatttaaaatcaCCAGTGAAATCTGACTAGATTGGgcaaacccagcctgatctgccggcgatttgatttcgccctgcaactcgGTCTGGAAacatgtacattcatttctactgctgctgttagacttttgcgggaaccaatcacagactggcttatccacctggaacgctattggcgggtttaacatgacagatagagaagcgatgggtctttgccaagcggcaacctcctgcgatctctcttgaggccaatacggaagtaatgtaaactgcaattcctcaactggccactagaggcaggctccagaagggagcagaatctcattgagccccatgttaaaatgcccaaatttacagcagaaaaaaaaaacatgtttacagccgggtacaaattgtggttttggtctatatggctaattttgaccttcatgacaactgtgaggggggtgaattttttttataactcattcgtttacgttatataaagccttaggCCAGCTGAGCTGAAAACGAtaggcgctctgctgaaaacgcctcgctgGGAGTGCTTGAGAGtgttttggcaggcagcgtttttttctcctcagttgCGACTCTGCTTGTTTTTATGATACAGAAAATCCGCGGAAGTCtttctaatttcacaggtagtttgttcctgtattgattctatataaaattgcagatccaatgtaaagtatttgctctggcttttgttttaaatcattttgttttgttattattatcttgttgtcatctgatgatgacacgcagaatgtggcagttggtctgtgttgtggtTGTCCCGGcgctcctccactgtgattggacggctgggtgaaaagtgacagtgatgagcgctgcgttttactcaaagttgaacatgcttcaactctcggcgaccagtaaaaaacgcTGAGCGCTCAGCACGTGAGCATaaaatactcgctcagcgcctcggtgcgctccaggcgttctaaaaaagcagcgctctcattgaaaacaatttaaaacgccagccagcagcgtgaaaaaacgctttggtgga
It includes:
- the ddx39aa gene encoding DEAD (Asp-Glu-Ala-Asp) box polypeptide 39Aa; this encodes MAENDVDNELLDYEEDEEPQTAVDSAVPAGKKEVKGSYVSIHSSGFRDFLLKPELLRAIVDCGFEHPSEVQHECIPQAILGMDILCQAKSGMGKTAVFVLATLQQIEPVDGQVSVLVMCHTRELAFQISKEYERFSKYMSNVKCAVFFGGLSIKKDEDVLKKSCPHIVVGTPGRILALIRNKTLNLKNVKHFVLDECDKMLEQLDMRRDVQDIFRLTPHEKQCMMFSATLSKEIRPVCRKFMQDPMEVFVDDETKLTLHGLQQYYVKLKDSEKNRKLFDLLDVLEFNQVVIFVKSVPRCVALSQLLVEQNFPAIAIHRGMAQEERLSRYQQFKDFQRRILVATNLFGRGMDIERVNIVFNYDMPEDSDTYLHRVARAGRFGTKGLAVTFVSDETDAKILNDVQDRFEVNVAELPEEIDISTYIEQSR